In Chitinophaga sp. HK235, a single window of DNA contains:
- a CDS encoding LysR family transcriptional regulator — translation MVNLEWYRTFKAVYQTGSLTAASKALFISQPNVSQHLSALEAYVGKTLFERKPKIVPTEYGKLFYTQVVGPLEKLEKVEASFNAVCLKKQLPIIRLGVVQEYFQAVLSENITTIDTNLILSFGRTRDLLGRLHKGTLDFVVATKLADYKNLVFEPIRQETFIIAGSKTIDTTEFDNYISEEDWESGEAWLLSQSWFAYTTDLAIIRKFWQKNFYKRPDIKPYCVIPDMNLILKSLKHCPALTVAADYLLDDDLKIIWSGRVPTENTLYLAYDKTKITSDLVELMKQFCQ, via the coding sequence ATGGTAAATCTGGAATGGTACAGAACATTTAAAGCCGTCTATCAAACAGGATCGCTGACAGCTGCATCAAAGGCTTTGTTTATATCACAGCCCAATGTGAGCCAGCATCTATCCGCATTGGAAGCGTATGTAGGAAAGACATTATTTGAACGGAAGCCCAAAATAGTGCCTACAGAGTATGGTAAGTTGTTTTATACACAGGTAGTCGGGCCACTGGAGAAGTTGGAGAAAGTGGAGGCGAGTTTTAATGCTGTCTGCTTAAAAAAGCAGTTGCCCATCATCCGGCTAGGTGTTGTGCAAGAGTATTTTCAAGCTGTATTATCTGAAAATATAACCACCATTGATACAAATCTTATTTTGTCTTTTGGGCGCACCAGAGATTTACTTGGCAGGTTGCACAAAGGGACGTTGGATTTTGTGGTAGCTACTAAGTTGGCCGATTATAAGAACCTTGTTTTTGAACCTATCCGGCAGGAGACTTTTATCATTGCAGGCAGCAAAACAATTGACACCACTGAATTTGATAATTACATCAGTGAAGAAGACTGGGAAAGCGGAGAAGCATGGCTATTATCGCAGTCATGGTTTGCATATACGACAGATCTTGCTATCATTCGTAAATTCTGGCAAAAGAACTTCTACAAACGTCCGGATATTAAACCATACTGTGTAATACCAGACATGAATCTTATCTTAAAATCGCTGAAGCACTGCCCGGCTTTGACAGTAGCGGCAGATTACCTGTTGGACGACGACCTGAAGATAATCTGGAGCGGTAGGGTACCTACTGAGAATACGCTGTATCTGGCTTATGATAAAACAAAGATCACATCAGATCTGGTGGAGTTAATGAAGCAATTTTGTCAGTAA
- a CDS encoding nuclear transport factor 2 family protein: MSNTNLKNAPATQLLRKSLDTFLAKDMKGWSELCADDVVAEFPFAPESTPARFEGRDALYAYLKDYPSYIDVKSIPTLKIYPTDDENVAIAEWSVSGVVIGNGNPYEMSYATFVTFRDGLIANYREYWNPQAFMKAMSGGNFTAE; this comes from the coding sequence ATGAGCAATACAAATTTAAAGAACGCACCTGCTACTCAACTCCTCCGCAAAAGTTTAGACACATTTCTCGCAAAAGACATGAAAGGTTGGTCAGAGCTTTGTGCAGATGATGTCGTAGCTGAATTTCCTTTTGCTCCCGAGAGTACGCCAGCAAGATTTGAAGGTCGCGACGCACTTTACGCTTATTTGAAAGATTACCCAAGCTATATAGATGTGAAATCTATTCCTACTTTAAAAATTTACCCGACTGATGATGAAAATGTAGCCATTGCAGAATGGAGTGTTTCAGGCGTTGTAATAGGAAATGGTAATCCTTATGAAATGAGCTACGCTACTTTTGTAACATTCCGTGACGGCCTTATCGCAAACTATCGTGAATATTGGAATCCGCAGGCATTTATGAAGGCAATGAGTGGTGGAAATTTTACTGCTGAATAA
- a CDS encoding M57 family metalloprotease: protein MLNKFFLFLCCLLLCLSISCRKEHPAQDNNTGPVPASVLDRIKAAGFSIKDVQRIDSGYLVERDILLYERDLRPAGISLRIAEVEQYRTTLVVTGLPRTLTVRTVGLSTPFVIAVRQAIDNYNALDLDLKFIYVTSTSANITVQGYCQPGGALGFSGFPANGNPYPTITINTCSSQLGNNVDFIRHVVEHEMGHTIGLRHTDWMNSAYSCGGSSANEGAVGVGAIAIPGTPTGPDAGSFMLKCYSLGTIGDTTASFNANDRLALEYLYRLPKETPCYSPPVAISRDASNMSVFGIGPASNLMHKSWNSGGRWSKWQLLGPISSLPAAVSRAAGFMDVFAKGPSNNLIHISWTLLKGWGTWEDLGGNITDAPVVNSRTPGVISVFARSASNTLVTRTWTSTGGWSAWEDLGGNLTSQPAVASRDANNLHVFAQTINNNLTHISWSTSGGWSAWNNLGGNIAGAPAVNSRAPQLLNVFAKSATNSLVTLDWVESTGWGTWSDLGGSLSSDPVAVARDANNLQVFARNSSALVSFSWTSTTGWSSSVSLGGPINAIPAVTSRAANYIDVFAANGTVITSTYWISTSGWSVWGNI, encoded by the coding sequence ATGCTAAACAAATTTTTTCTTTTCCTATGCTGTCTGCTCCTCTGTTTGAGCATTTCCTGCAGGAAGGAACATCCTGCACAGGACAATAATACAGGTCCTGTTCCTGCTTCTGTCCTTGACCGTATCAAGGCAGCAGGCTTCAGTATCAAAGATGTACAACGTATCGACAGTGGTTATCTGGTAGAGCGGGATATCCTGTTGTATGAACGTGACTTGAGACCGGCCGGTATCTCTCTCCGGATTGCGGAGGTGGAGCAATACAGGACCACGCTGGTGGTAACTGGTTTGCCACGCACGCTGACTGTACGGACTGTTGGGCTCAGCACTCCTTTTGTGATAGCAGTACGGCAGGCGATAGATAACTACAATGCGCTGGACCTTGATCTGAAGTTTATATATGTGACCAGCACTTCAGCGAACATTACGGTACAGGGGTACTGTCAGCCAGGGGGCGCGCTGGGCTTTTCCGGATTCCCTGCTAACGGTAATCCATATCCTACCATTACTATCAATACCTGTTCTTCCCAATTGGGTAATAACGTAGATTTTATACGGCATGTAGTAGAACATGAGATGGGCCATACTATAGGGTTGCGGCATACAGACTGGATGAATTCCGCCTATAGTTGTGGTGGTAGTAGTGCCAATGAAGGAGCTGTTGGTGTCGGCGCTATAGCAATTCCCGGTACCCCTACAGGGCCGGATGCTGGCTCTTTTATGCTGAAATGTTACAGCCTGGGTACTATTGGCGACACCACTGCCAGCTTTAATGCCAATGATCGCCTCGCACTGGAATATTTGTATCGTCTTCCCAAGGAAACACCTTGTTATTCCCCGCCCGTGGCTATTTCCAGGGATGCCAGTAATATGAGTGTTTTTGGGATAGGACCTGCCAGTAATCTGATGCATAAATCCTGGAATAGCGGCGGTAGATGGTCGAAATGGCAGCTACTCGGTCCTATTTCCTCTCTCCCTGCTGCTGTATCGAGGGCTGCCGGTTTCATGGATGTTTTTGCCAAAGGGCCTTCCAATAATCTGATACACATTTCCTGGACCCTATTAAAAGGATGGGGAACCTGGGAAGACCTGGGCGGTAATATTACCGATGCACCGGTAGTGAATTCCAGAACGCCTGGTGTGATCAGTGTTTTTGCCAGAAGCGCCAGTAATACCCTGGTTACCAGAACCTGGACCAGTACCGGTGGATGGTCTGCCTGGGAAGATCTGGGTGGTAATCTTACATCGCAGCCGGCAGTAGCTTCCAGAGATGCCAATAACCTGCATGTCTTTGCCCAAACTATCAATAATAATCTGACACATATCAGTTGGTCTACCAGCGGTGGATGGTCGGCATGGAACAATCTGGGTGGTAATATTGCCGGCGCACCGGCAGTTAATTCCAGGGCGCCGCAGCTGTTGAACGTCTTTGCCAAAAGTGCCACCAACAGCCTGGTTACACTTGACTGGGTGGAAAGTACCGGTTGGGGCACCTGGAGTGATCTGGGTGGCTCGCTCTCGTCTGATCCTGTTGCTGTGGCCAGAGATGCAAACAATCTGCAGGTTTTTGCCAGGAACAGCAGTGCACTGGTAAGTTTCAGCTGGACAAGTACAACAGGCTGGTCGTCTTCTGTAAGCCTTGGCGGACCTATCAACGCGATCCCTGCAGTCACCTCGCGTGCAGCTAACTATATCGATGTTTTTGCTGCCAATGGCACTGTCATAACCAGTACTTACTGGATAAGTACCAGCGGGTGGTCTGTTTGGGGAAATATTTAA
- a CDS encoding helix-turn-helix domain-containing protein codes for MHTSFSSSVIPKYSLEQSGGKDNLFDIRIVDGKSREHPSFFLAPHRKDFYMLVLVEQGSSKHWVDMQPYTLKPDTFYFTAPQQVHVKEHAEPMRGIVLCFTDAFLAATAYQPIRTLPILQNPCNGHEMLLQAAEVAYLRDTMLMMASEYEQRPDWHNSMLQAYLHVLLIYLSRLYTEKFTAEENKPDRVLLKKFLGLIETNHAIHHEVAAYAEQLNITAGHLGDVIRQQSGKPAIAHIHTRLLLEARRLLFHTDHSIKEIAYTLGFEDASYFNRFFKRGCNETPLAFRTATRKMYH; via the coding sequence ATGCATACATCATTCTCATCTTCCGTTATTCCAAAATATTCGCTGGAGCAATCGGGTGGCAAGGATAACCTTTTTGATATTCGTATCGTTGATGGGAAATCCAGGGAGCATCCATCTTTTTTTCTGGCGCCACACCGGAAAGACTTTTATATGCTGGTGTTGGTGGAACAGGGTAGCAGCAAGCACTGGGTGGATATGCAACCTTATACACTGAAGCCTGATACTTTTTATTTTACGGCCCCACAGCAGGTGCATGTAAAAGAACATGCGGAACCCATGCGTGGAATCGTACTTTGTTTTACGGATGCTTTTCTTGCCGCCACCGCGTATCAGCCCATAAGAACGCTGCCCATCCTGCAAAATCCTTGCAATGGACATGAGATGCTGCTGCAGGCAGCAGAGGTGGCCTATCTCCGGGATACGATGCTGATGATGGCTTCAGAGTATGAGCAGCGGCCAGACTGGCATAACAGTATGTTGCAGGCATACCTGCATGTATTGCTGATTTATCTCAGCAGGTTATATACCGAAAAATTTACCGCAGAAGAAAATAAACCAGACCGTGTGCTGCTGAAGAAATTCCTCGGTCTGATAGAGACCAACCATGCCATACACCATGAAGTGGCGGCCTATGCAGAGCAGTTGAACATTACAGCTGGTCACCTGGGCGATGTGATACGCCAGCAGAGCGGTAAACCTGCGATAGCACATATTCATACGCGTTTGTTGCTGGAAGCCAGACGGCTGCTTTTTCATACCGATCACTCTATTAAAGAGATCGCCTATACATTGGGTTTTGAAGATGCCTCCTATTTTAACCGTTTCTTTAAACGCGGTTGCAACGAGACCCCGCTTGCCTTCCGTACCGCCACCCGGAAAATGTACCATTGA
- a CDS encoding DUF748 domain-containing protein — MFDKKLEAEKIIFNNPDFNIYSEAIGAQQTLSRSFLFIDLKKILLAIRTDLFRMNHSSITYEETTGAQLKLNGNAEMNKVKINITDSLFSNNDIHFKTLTCALADIHAAIPGSYHDIQIKKLDIDHKGTLQATSLRISPQYNKFEVGQKAGRQTDVVDATISGITITRLDISKYFQQKIIAEQIWIKESNIYIFRDRRLPRISQYKPLPVAFLKSIPIHIRVHHFKVSESTLSYEEFPKDGLQTGLLKIEKLQLSLSPIISHPGPSDPDHMDLSMEGSIMGSGTIKASVYLPFNPGKDYYVSGAIDNLDLTSLNSSAENLGKFHIESGLLNNLSFQFSLNDEKASGKVEGEYHNLVVDKLKGQQKKIAKFPSFLLKHVIIPKNKDQSVPVARRTGTIDYKFDHTRFISFYLLKSLLSGIESSFTFGFLLPK, encoded by the coding sequence TTGTTTGATAAAAAGCTGGAGGCTGAAAAAATAATTTTTAACAACCCTGATTTTAATATCTACAGTGAAGCGATTGGGGCACAACAAACATTATCCCGGTCATTTCTTTTTATTGACCTGAAAAAAATTCTTTTAGCGATACGAACAGATTTGTTCAGGATGAATCACTCTTCCATTACTTATGAAGAAACAACAGGAGCGCAATTAAAACTAAATGGCAATGCTGAAATGAATAAAGTAAAAATCAATATAACAGATAGCCTTTTCAGCAATAATGACATTCATTTTAAAACGCTCACCTGCGCCTTAGCCGATATTCATGCTGCTATACCTGGCAGTTATCATGACATTCAAATAAAGAAGCTGGATATTGATCATAAAGGAACATTACAGGCTACTTCTTTGAGGATTAGTCCGCAATACAACAAGTTTGAGGTGGGACAAAAAGCAGGGCGGCAGACAGATGTTGTTGATGCTACCATTTCCGGCATAACCATCACCAGACTGGATATTAGCAAGTATTTTCAGCAAAAAATAATAGCGGAACAAATATGGATAAAGGAAAGCAACATCTATATTTTCCGGGACAGAAGATTACCTCGTATATCACAATATAAACCACTACCGGTTGCATTTCTGAAGAGTATTCCGATTCATATCCGGGTACATCATTTCAAGGTGTCTGAGTCAACGCTGTCGTATGAAGAATTTCCCAAAGACGGATTACAAACAGGTTTGCTGAAGATAGAAAAACTTCAGCTTTCCCTATCTCCGATTATCAGCCATCCCGGCCCATCCGACCCTGATCATATGGACCTGAGTATGGAAGGTTCTATAATGGGGTCAGGAACAATCAAGGCGTCTGTTTATTTACCGTTTAACCCTGGTAAGGATTATTATGTCAGCGGAGCGATTGACAATTTAGATCTTACCAGCTTAAATTCATCAGCAGAAAATCTTGGTAAATTTCATATTGAATCGGGCCTGCTTAATAATTTATCATTTCAATTCAGTCTGAATGATGAAAAAGCAAGTGGAAAGGTTGAGGGAGAATACCATAATCTTGTGGTGGACAAATTAAAAGGGCAGCAAAAAAAAATAGCAAAGTTCCCATCCTTCCTGCTGAAACATGTGATCATTCCTAAGAATAAGGATCAATCAGTGCCTGTGGCCCGTCGTACAGGTACTATAGATTATAAGTTTGACCATACACGTTTTATTTCCTTCTACCTTTTGAAATCACTGCTATCCGGTATAGAGTCCAGTTTTACATTCGGATTTCTTCTTCCCAAGTAA
- a CDS encoding alpha/beta hydrolase, translated as MEILPQVQEVLTYIQSVKPTHIEDKLQSSRTFYERLIPLAGEQETVFAVEDKTIGFTDRKINIRIYRPCDKKTLPAVVYFHGGGFFKGSLESHDRPLRQLANLAEVVIISVDYRLAPEYPFPHGLNDCIDTTEWIINHAAELGIDPHCVGVAGDSAGGTLATAVAGRVNNILCQVLIYPATDSSLATPSWSAFAEGPILTLKQGIELWEYYTEDKINAAPIFNDNLSGMPDTFIITAEYDPVRDEAMTYAEKLRHANVQVTEKLYPKMIHGFFQMGGLIDQGRESIARIAAYIRYKLVK; from the coding sequence ATGGAGATTTTACCACAGGTACAGGAAGTATTGACTTACATTCAGTCAGTTAAGCCTACCCATATCGAAGACAAATTGCAGTCTTCAAGAACGTTCTACGAAAGGTTGATACCACTTGCAGGAGAGCAGGAAACTGTATTTGCAGTCGAAGACAAAACCATCGGATTTACCGACCGGAAAATTAACATCCGGATTTACAGGCCTTGTGACAAAAAAACATTACCGGCAGTAGTCTATTTTCATGGCGGCGGGTTCTTCAAGGGAAGTCTTGAATCACATGACCGTCCCTTGCGGCAGCTTGCTAATTTAGCAGAGGTAGTCATTATTTCAGTTGACTACAGACTTGCTCCTGAATACCCATTTCCTCATGGTTTGAATGATTGTATCGACACTACTGAATGGATTATCAACCATGCAGCAGAACTGGGAATAGATCCCCATTGCGTGGGCGTAGCCGGAGATAGCGCCGGAGGTACATTAGCTACTGCTGTAGCTGGAAGGGTGAATAACATTTTATGCCAGGTACTCATCTACCCTGCTACAGACTCCTCTCTTGCAACTCCCTCCTGGTCAGCGTTTGCAGAGGGTCCTATTTTGACCTTGAAACAAGGTATTGAATTATGGGAGTATTATACAGAAGATAAAATCAATGCAGCCCCCATATTCAATGATAATTTGTCAGGTATGCCAGATACATTCATTATAACAGCAGAATATGACCCAGTGCGGGATGAAGCTATGACCTATGCAGAAAAACTGCGCCATGCAAATGTGCAGGTAACTGAAAAGCTCTACCCGAAAATGATACATGGGTTCTTTCAAATGGGAGGCCTAATAGATCAGGGCAGAGAGTCAATTGCAAGAATAGCAGCGTATATCAGATATAAATTAGTAAAATGA
- a CDS encoding transglutaminase family protein: MKLSTVLVFLGILPVCTVFAQQKLPVIRATSKTVSIKDGPNFRKNAWTIEPETKPDIYPTSAKKVTFYTDVDSISITVKPEHPQDFYILLNGKDSALTRVRYEPSRLEILKKAKQYNYNDKREQPAFTYQPANDTALKRIRHDLKLDSIAGTGNDASKMINLMQWVHNIIRHDGNSNNPTLRNAIDIIRICQKEGRPFNCRMMATVLNECYLAMGFKSRFVTCMPKELKFDDCHVINMVYSDELKRWVWMDPTFGAYVMNEKGELLGLKEVRERLINGQTLILNPDANWNKKNSQTKEMYLDNYMAKNLYRLECPVASMYDTETPVAGKQLNYIQLVPLDALNQQNQTLESPKKVSYITHVTNNPDLFWTKP, encoded by the coding sequence ATGAAGTTATCAACTGTACTCGTCTTTTTGGGAATTTTACCTGTCTGTACTGTATTCGCCCAACAGAAATTACCCGTTATCCGGGCTACTTCAAAAACAGTCAGCATAAAGGATGGGCCCAACTTTAGAAAGAATGCCTGGACCATTGAGCCAGAAACCAAACCCGACATCTATCCTACATCTGCAAAGAAAGTGACCTTTTACACGGATGTGGATTCCATTTCAATCACCGTAAAACCAGAGCATCCCCAGGACTTCTATATCCTGCTGAATGGCAAAGACTCCGCCCTGACGAGAGTCCGGTATGAGCCATCCCGGCTGGAGATATTAAAGAAGGCCAAACAATACAACTATAACGACAAAAGAGAACAGCCTGCCTTTACCTATCAGCCAGCTAACGATACTGCCTTAAAGCGTATCCGGCACGATCTTAAACTGGATTCCATTGCCGGCACCGGCAACGATGCCTCCAAAATGATCAACCTGATGCAATGGGTACATAATATCATCCGGCATGATGGCAACAGTAATAACCCCACCTTAAGGAATGCTATCGATATTATCCGCATCTGCCAGAAAGAAGGTAGGCCTTTCAACTGCCGCATGATGGCTACCGTATTGAATGAATGTTACCTGGCGATGGGTTTCAAGTCTCGCTTTGTAACCTGTATGCCCAAAGAGCTGAAGTTTGATGACTGTCATGTTATCAACATGGTCTACTCAGATGAGCTGAAAAGATGGGTCTGGATGGACCCTACTTTTGGTGCCTATGTTATGAATGAAAAAGGAGAACTGCTGGGACTCAAAGAAGTACGGGAACGGCTGATCAATGGTCAGACACTGATCCTCAATCCTGATGCCAACTGGAACAAGAAAAATTCACAAACCAAAGAAATGTATCTGGATAACTATATGGCTAAAAACCTCTATCGCCTGGAGTGTCCTGTGGCCAGTATGTACGATACAGAAACACCTGTTGCCGGCAAACAACTCAACTATATACAGCTGGTACCGCTTGATGCCCTTAATCAGCAGAACCAGACATTAGAAAGCCCCAAGAAGGTTTCCTATATTACCCATGTGACCAACAATCCGGATCTCTTCTGGACCAAACCATAA
- a CDS encoding Crp/Fnr family transcriptional regulator, whose product MHSNLFAYINRYISSPLTSEEEALIEAAFQPKKLRKKQYFLQEGAVCKYVGFIVKGAMRQYSIDEKGVEHIVHLYIENYWASDRESSIMLTPSKYNIDAWEDTELLIITRAEMLDLMGKIPSLVEMIRLMDERNAIANQRRLNATISNTAEKNYEEFAENHPQFTQRFPQHIIASYLGITKETLSRIRKQARK is encoded by the coding sequence ATGCACAGTAACCTTTTTGCTTATATCAACCGGTATATTTCATCGCCACTTACAAGCGAAGAAGAAGCCTTAATTGAAGCCGCCTTTCAACCTAAAAAGCTGAGAAAGAAACAATATTTTCTGCAGGAAGGTGCTGTATGTAAATATGTTGGTTTTATTGTTAAAGGCGCTATGCGGCAATACAGCATAGATGAGAAAGGCGTAGAACACATCGTACATCTATACATTGAAAATTACTGGGCATCCGACCGCGAAAGTTCTATTATGCTTACCCCTTCCAAATATAATATTGATGCATGGGAGGACACGGAGCTACTCATTATTACAAGAGCAGAAATGTTGGATTTGATGGGAAAAATACCCTCCCTGGTGGAAATGATACGATTGATGGATGAAAGAAATGCCATTGCTAACCAACGCAGGCTAAACGCTACTATTAGTAATACCGCTGAAAAAAATTATGAAGAATTTGCTGAAAACCACCCACAATTTACCCAGCGATTTCCGCAACACATTATTGCTTCTTATTTGGGTATTACCAAGGAAACTTTAAGCAGAATCAGAAAACAGGCAAGGAAGTAA
- a CDS encoding amidohydrolase: MKKIFTLLIAILFAMALKAQSNEVFAGADLIVYNAKITTQIQSQPQASALAVKRGRIYAVGTDSEILSLKDNNTKLINANGRRLIPGLNDAHTHILSERSFNYNVRWEGVPTLQQALEMLSEQAKRTPEGQWVKVIGGWSPYQFKENRFPTMDELKKAVPDRPLIVQYAYNQAFLNELAMKAFGVGTDQFPGMPGTEFEKDKEGHYTGIVHSYTFTFISLEYLVPQASFEEQVSSITNVVHELNRFGITTALDAAAASGYAQGHAPIDFLAKENRLNIRFPFIDIQFGDVSAPTMVDAEIDAITKRSPISPRENIDPTMAHGHEYEGTGEMLRLVLHDHENFDKPAIIVNKDSMRLYIEEDVTKLVKKRIPFRMHISYNENITPFLDALEEVNRKTPLEGLRWSIEHAETITPENIARVKKLGGGIALDGKMALHGDGFIKTYSREKALQTPLLRLLVDSDIPLAMTTDAFRASSFNPWTSISWMITGRSVSGSEILAKNNRLTRDEALKLFTIGPAWFEHQEDENGRIAPGYLADFALLNKDFFAISDNEIKSISSVLTIVDGRVVFGAQEFSNLSPKLPETIPSWSPIKYFGGYYKEN; this comes from the coding sequence ATGAAAAAGATATTCACATTACTTATAGCAATTTTGTTTGCAATGGCACTGAAAGCGCAGTCTAACGAAGTGTTTGCCGGTGCAGATCTGATTGTTTATAATGCAAAAATTACTACACAGATCCAATCACAACCGCAAGCCTCAGCGCTCGCAGTAAAAAGAGGAAGGATCTATGCCGTGGGTACAGACTCCGAGATACTTAGTCTGAAGGACAACAATACAAAGTTGATTAATGCAAACGGAAGGCGTCTTATCCCAGGATTAAATGATGCACACACCCATATCCTAAGCGAAAGGAGTTTCAATTATAATGTCAGATGGGAGGGTGTGCCCACACTGCAACAGGCATTGGAGATGCTAAGCGAGCAGGCAAAACGAACTCCGGAAGGACAATGGGTGAAGGTAATTGGTGGCTGGTCGCCTTACCAGTTTAAAGAAAACAGGTTCCCAACCATGGACGAACTTAAGAAAGCAGTTCCTGATAGACCGCTGATCGTTCAATATGCCTACAACCAGGCTTTTTTGAATGAGCTGGCGATGAAAGCATTCGGTGTAGGAACCGACCAGTTTCCAGGTATGCCAGGTACCGAATTTGAAAAAGATAAAGAAGGACATTACACAGGTATTGTGCATAGCTATACGTTCACCTTTATCTCGCTGGAATATTTGGTACCTCAGGCTTCCTTCGAAGAGCAGGTGAGTTCAATAACAAATGTAGTTCACGAACTAAACCGTTTCGGCATCACCACAGCTCTTGACGCAGCTGCCGCCAGCGGATATGCCCAAGGGCACGCTCCTATAGACTTTTTGGCAAAGGAAAATCGGCTGAACATACGATTTCCTTTTATCGACATTCAATTTGGCGATGTCAGCGCCCCTACTATGGTAGATGCAGAGATCGACGCTATAACAAAAAGATCCCCCATAAGCCCGAGAGAAAATATTGATCCCACAATGGCACATGGTCACGAGTATGAAGGCACAGGTGAAATGCTGAGGTTGGTACTGCACGATCACGAAAACTTCGATAAACCGGCTATCATCGTCAACAAAGATTCGATGCGTCTGTATATAGAAGAAGACGTTACCAAACTGGTGAAGAAAAGAATACCCTTCCGTATGCATATCAGTTATAATGAAAATATCACACCCTTTCTGGACGCCCTGGAAGAGGTGAACCGAAAGACACCTTTGGAGGGGTTGCGCTGGAGCATAGAACATGCTGAAACGATAACGCCGGAAAATATTGCCAGGGTAAAGAAACTCGGCGGAGGTATAGCGCTGGACGGTAAAATGGCCTTGCATGGTGATGGTTTTATAAAAACATATAGCCGGGAAAAAGCATTGCAAACACCACTGTTGCGGCTGCTGGTAGATAGCGATATTCCGCTGGCAATGACGACGGACGCATTCAGAGCCTCCTCATTCAACCCATGGACAAGCATTAGCTGGATGATTACAGGGAGGTCTGTATCGGGATCTGAAATACTCGCAAAAAACAACCGTTTGACCCGTGATGAGGCGCTTAAATTATTTACTATCGGCCCCGCATGGTTCGAGCATCAGGAAGATGAGAATGGCAGGATTGCTCCGGGGTATCTGGCAGATTTTGCTTTACTAAACAAGGATTTCTTTGCCATATCCGACAACGAAATAAAATCTATTTCTTCCGTATTAACAATTGTTGATGGCAGAGTTGTATTTGGTGCTCAGGAATTTAGCAACTTGTCTCCGAAATTGCCTGAAACGATTCCTTCGTGGTCTCCGATAAAGTACTTTGGGGGTTACTACAAAGAGAATTGA
- a CDS encoding SDR family NAD(P)-dependent oxidoreductase, with protein sequence MKKALITGANKGIGLETARQLLNAGYFVYIGCRDAAKGAEAAALLGNTNTAVIPLDVTNIDSIIEAREEIGRTTSQLDVLINNAGILGQLPQTPSAAPQAAIREVFETNFFGVINVTQTFLDLLKAAEQPRIVNVTSGLASLTLHSDPAWVYYPIKSAAYGPSKTALNAYTLALSYELRDTAFKVNAVDPGYTATDFNNHSGTGSVEGAAALLVRFATLEADGPTGKYFSNDRSGEESPW encoded by the coding sequence ATGAAAAAAGCATTGATTACAGGGGCCAACAAAGGCATAGGCTTGGAAACAGCCAGACAACTACTGAACGCAGGTTATTTCGTATATATCGGTTGCCGCGATGCCGCAAAAGGAGCGGAAGCAGCCGCGCTGCTGGGTAATACCAATACAGCAGTGATTCCGCTGGATGTAACCAATATAGATTCCATTATCGAAGCAAGGGAAGAGATCGGCCGTACTACTTCGCAACTGGATGTGCTGATTAACAATGCAGGCATCCTCGGCCAATTACCGCAAACTCCTTCTGCAGCGCCCCAGGCTGCCATTCGTGAAGTATTTGAAACGAATTTTTTTGGTGTCATCAATGTAACGCAGACGTTTCTGGACCTGTTGAAAGCAGCTGAACAGCCAAGAATTGTAAATGTTACGTCCGGTCTTGCTTCGCTGACCTTGCACAGCGATCCGGCATGGGTGTACTATCCTATAAAATCAGCTGCATATGGACCTTCCAAAACGGCCCTCAACGCTTATACGCTGGCGCTGTCCTACGAACTGCGGGATACTGCATTCAAAGTGAATGCGGTGGACCCCGGATATACGGCCACCGATTTCAATAACCATTCCGGTACCGGCTCTGTGGAAGGCGCTGCTGCATTATTGGTGCGGTTTGCCACGCTGGAGGCAGATGGCCCCACAGGCAAGTATTTCAGTAACGATAGAAGTGGAGAAGAAAGCCCATGGTAA